Sequence from the Terriglobales bacterium genome:
TTTCTGAAATGTATGGCTTGGGCGGGAACCGGTGCCCTATGCGTAATGCAGGGCGGCGTCCTGAAGTCATTCAGCCTGAGCCGATTGACCGAGTCGGACTCCAAGATGGCGGGGGAGTTCAGCTTCGTGCAGATCAGCGACAGTCATATGGGATTCAACAAGGCGGCGAATCCAGACGTCGTTGGAACCCTGAATGCCGCATTGGACAAAATCAAGCGTCTGGATGCGAATCCGGAGTTCATGCTGCACACAGGCGATATCACTCACCTTTCAAAGCCTGAAGAGTTCGACACGCTGGACCAGGTCCTGAAGGGTGCACCTACTAAGCAGGTCTTCTTCGTACCGGGCGAGCACGACATTCTCAATGACGACGGCAAAGAATACCTGGATCGCTACGGCAAAGGCACGAAAGGTACTGGTTGGTACAGCTTCGATCATAAAGGCGTCCATTTCATGGGACTCGTTAACGTTGCAAACCTGAAAGCAGGCGGCCTCGGTACTCTGGGCGGCGACCAGCTCAATTGGATGAAAGATGACGTCTATCACCTGAAGTCGAGCACGCCGATCGTGGTGTTCGCGCACATCCCTTTATGGAGCGTTTATCCCGAATGGGGATGGGGAACCGAAGACAGTGCGCAAGCTCTTGGATACCTCAAGAAATTCGGTTCTGTGACGGTGCTCAACGGACACATTCACCAGACCATGCAGAAAGTAGAAGGCAACGTGACGTTCCATACGGCCGCTTCCACTGCATTCCCGCAGCCACAGCCAGGGAAGGCTGAATCGCCGGGACCAATGAAAGTGCCCGCGGACCAGTTACGACAACTGCTTGGGCTTACGGACGTCACCTACGTGCAGGGTCATGGCGCTTTGGCTGTGACGGATTCTTCCCTGAGCTAGACCAAACATGAATGGAGACCCGACGATGAAAACAATTGCGCTCTTTATTTTGACGCTTGCGACTGTAGGCATTCTGGCGACCGCGCTGGTGGCTGGAACTGGTGATGGCAGCAATTCGCAACAACACATTTCCGAAGTGAAGATCGACAACTTCAGCTTCGGTCCCAACGAATTAAAGGTGGCTGTCGGAACGACGGTGACCTGGACGAACAGGGACGATATCCCACACACCGTCGTCAGCACAGACGGAGCGTTCAAATCGAAAGTTTTGGACACGGACGAGAAGTTCTCCTTCACGTTCACCAAAACCGGGAGCTATCCGTACTTCTGCTCGATTCACCCGAAGATGACCGGCAAAGTCGTGGTGCAGTGAGGACTTCATGAGTACCGATGCGTTCGATATCAAGACTGTGTTGCTGGCGAAACACGCACAGCACGTGGTCCTGATTCATTTTCCGATCGCGTTGTTCGCGACCGCGGTGGGACTGGATTTTGTGTGGCAGTGGACGAAGAGCGAGGGGATGGCTGCGGCGGCGTACTTCAATTTCCTGCTGGCAGCGATCTCCTCGGTGCCAGTGGTGGCGAGCGGAATAGGTGCATGGCAATGGGCCCTGGAGGGCCAGAGACTGAAGGGAATACTGATGATGCATCTGGTCCTTGGTTGTACTTCCGCAGTGTTGATGTGGATCGTGTTTTGGATGCATTCACAATCTCGGCGCCATCTGGCATACACATTACCCAGATTCCGCTTGTTTGTAGAAGCGCTCGCTGTCGCGAGCGTCATGGTGACCGGTCATGTTGGTGGCTTCTTATCAGGCGTCAACGGTTAACAAAAAGAGTACAAGCTGTTGACGAAACGTTTACAAGATCCCTGCGACTTATGAATGTGGATCACAGTCAAAGCTAAGGCGAACTTAGCGATGCAGAAGGTGAGTATGTACAGCGGACCGAACGCACGAGTTCAACAGAGTGGAGTGAATCTTCTGATCGAGACCAATCGCGAGTCCTCGCCACATTTCGGTCTCGCAAATGCGTCTATCGAACCCTCGGACAGCTTAAGGATAGACGAAGTCGTAACGGTCTTTCCCGCGGGCAATATGTTTCCCATCCCGTTGCGCTTGCACATACGAATCGGCTGCCACACACCAGAATCTGTTTGCGCGGAATCCGTGCAAGCCTCACTCCATGATCTGTTGACGGAAGTCACTGACGCGATCCGAAACTCGCTGGACGATAGACGCCATCGCGAAAATGGCAAATCGGCAGAGAACTCGCCCAAAGTCATTCACTTCGGCGATGTCCAGGTGGATGTCCGAAAGATGGAGTTGTACCGTGCCGGCAGACGGATCGTTTTGACTACCCACGAATTCAAAACACTACGCTACTTCTTGGAACATCCTAACGCTGTGATTTCGAGGGAAGAGCTCCTGAGCCACGTTTGGGGATATCACCATTATCCGACTACTCGCACAGTAGACAACCGGATATTGAGGTTGCGACGGAAGCTCGAACCGAACCCGTCACAACCGATCTATTTCTTGACGGTGCACGGAACGGGCTACAAGTTCGTGCCATAGCGACGCCTGAGCAGGTGCAAATCGTTCGTCTCGGCCCCAATCAAATCTGAAAGTGGAACATAATGAGTAAGAAACCACATCTCACGCACGCAGCGCGATGGATAGTCGCTATTCTGCCTTTATTATTGACCGCTTGCGGTAATCACGCTACTCCAACTCAGCCCAGCCCCACGCCGGCCGTCGTACCTCGCTTTGCTTATGTCGCCAATGGATCCGATAACACTGTGTCGGCCCTTAGCATTGATGCTGTCACTGGAAGACTTCAGATACTTGGCTCCGTACCAAGCTCAGGGTCGTCGCCTATCTCCATTGCGTCAGATCGATCGGGACGGTTTGTGTATGTCGCGCACCACGATTCCGGTGATGTCTCGGTGTTCTCCGTGAATGCCGACACGGGAGTGTTGACTCGGGTAGGATCGCCCGTTCACGCGGGCGACAATCCGCGATCGGTCGTCGTACATCCCACCGGCAAGTTCGCCTACGTCGTAAATGAGTCCTCTAAAGACGTCTCCAGTTTCCGTATCGATAGCAGTACAGGGGAGTTAACGCCTATCGGCTCAACGCCTGTACCGGGAATGGGTCCGCTCTCGATTGCAATAGATCCGGCCGGGCAATTTGCCTATGTCCCGGACACAACGACGAATAGCGTCATCACGTTTTCTGTCGACGGGAATACGGGGGCGCTTGGCTCTTCCGGCGACCCTATTCTGGCCGGAGAAAATCCTGTTTCTGTGATGGTGCACGTCTCAGGCAAATTCGCTTACGTCGTGAATTTCGGCTCCAACAACATCTCAACATTCACCATTGACGCTAACGGGACGCTCACAGCAACCGGCACTCCTGTTGCGACCCGGAATTTCCCAGTCTCGATCGCGGGAGATCCGAAAGGGAAGTTTTTGTACGTCACGAATTTTGGGTCAGGGAGTGTTTCGGAGTTCACGGTTGACCAGACAACCGGAGCGCTCTCGCCGATCGGAACAGTCGAGCAAGTAGGTGTAGCACCGATCTCGATCAACGTAGATCCTTCGGGCAAATTTGCTTATGTCGCGAACTTCGGATCGGACAGCGTATCCGCTTTCGTCATCGACAGCGATAGTGGAGCGCTCACCTCAGCAGGGCAAGCCACCGCGGCGGGTTCGGCACCGGTCTCTATCATTACAACAGGGAAAGTCCAGTAGTTGGGCAGCAACTGCGCTCCAGATCCTGACTCCGCCGACTCAGACGAAAGCAGTTGAACTCGCCCCTCTAAGTGCGTCGAATTCGCGGAACGTAATGTGGGTATCGCCATAGCACGGTCAATCTATGGTG
This genomic interval carries:
- a CDS encoding metallophosphoesterase; the protein is MENRNTNKLLHDHNRDGVDRRGFLKCMAWAGTGALCVMQGGVLKSFSLSRLTESDSKMAGEFSFVQISDSHMGFNKAANPDVVGTLNAALDKIKRLDANPEFMLHTGDITHLSKPEEFDTLDQVLKGAPTKQVFFVPGEHDILNDDGKEYLDRYGKGTKGTGWYSFDHKGVHFMGLVNVANLKAGGLGTLGGDQLNWMKDDVYHLKSSTPIVVFAHIPLWSVYPEWGWGTEDSAQALGYLKKFGSVTVLNGHIHQTMQKVEGNVTFHTAASTAFPQPQPGKAESPGPMKVPADQLRQLLGLTDVTYVQGHGALAVTDSSLS
- a CDS encoding cupredoxin family copper-binding protein; protein product: MKTIALFILTLATVGILATALVAGTGDGSNSQQHISEVKIDNFSFGPNELKVAVGTTVTWTNRDDIPHTVVSTDGAFKSKVLDTDEKFSFTFTKTGSYPYFCSIHPKMTGKVVVQ
- a CDS encoding DUF2231 domain-containing protein; its protein translation is MSTDAFDIKTVLLAKHAQHVVLIHFPIALFATAVGLDFVWQWTKSEGMAAAAYFNFLLAAISSVPVVASGIGAWQWALEGQRLKGILMMHLVLGCTSAVLMWIVFWMHSQSRRHLAYTLPRFRLFVEALAVASVMVTGHVGGFLSGVNG
- a CDS encoding response regulator transcription factor, with the protein product MQKVSMYSGPNARVQQSGVNLLIETNRESSPHFGLANASIEPSDSLRIDEVVTVFPAGNMFPIPLRLHIRIGCHTPESVCAESVQASLHDLLTEVTDAIRNSLDDRRHRENGKSAENSPKVIHFGDVQVDVRKMELYRAGRRIVLTTHEFKTLRYFLEHPNAVISREELLSHVWGYHHYPTTRTVDNRILRLRRKLEPNPSQPIYFLTVHGTGYKFVP
- a CDS encoding beta-propeller fold lactonase family protein, encoding MSKKPHLTHAARWIVAILPLLLTACGNHATPTQPSPTPAVVPRFAYVANGSDNTVSALSIDAVTGRLQILGSVPSSGSSPISIASDRSGRFVYVAHHDSGDVSVFSVNADTGVLTRVGSPVHAGDNPRSVVVHPTGKFAYVVNESSKDVSSFRIDSSTGELTPIGSTPVPGMGPLSIAIDPAGQFAYVPDTTTNSVITFSVDGNTGALGSSGDPILAGENPVSVMVHVSGKFAYVVNFGSNNISTFTIDANGTLTATGTPVATRNFPVSIAGDPKGKFLYVTNFGSGSVSEFTVDQTTGALSPIGTVEQVGVAPISINVDPSGKFAYVANFGSDSVSAFVIDSDSGALTSAGQATAAGSAPVSIITTGKVQ